GCTCGAGGTGGAGTTCCCTGAGATATGCTATGAGACAAAATCTCCTGTAGATATATATAAGCTTTTGGCTTCTTTAGAGAGCGTTTTTGGCTCGGAAAAGGTCTATATGATAGATAGTCCTATTGGGATCAAGAGCATTTCTGTATTGTTGTCAGATGTGAAAAATTCTACTTTCCGCAAATTGAGAATATTTGTGGATGGCTGCAAAATCTCTATTGTTTCGATAGCACCGGAACTAATGCAGACAAATCTAGGATTGTTTAGATTTATATCTTTTGGAAACATTGTCCAAGTGAACGCTCAATGGCGTAAAATGGCAAAACAATTGGAGGGGATATCAGAAAAATTGTGGAGTCAAAAGATGAACGACCGTAATCTCGTAAGGACAGCGGTGGTGTTGTTTAATTATTTCTCTTCTATTGATACTTTTTGTTATTATAGAAGAAGTGTGGAACAAGCAATCCTTAATATTGTAGGTGAGATTCTTCATAGAAATGTAGACTCTTCTAACTTGGTTTACTTGTTAGGAAACGAAACAATTGCAGATAAAATAGTTAGTGCATGGAATGAAGCACTTGACAGCGAGCAATATTATACATTGCCAATTTCTGATAATATAGAGAACATATATGATAATATTGTCTTTGAGTCTTCTCGGCTTTCAAGTCTGGAGGCGGATTTATTAAAGGCGACTAATTTAAAGATGGTCTTTGATAGCAAGACTATGAAAGAAGCACTTTCTGCTATGTTCTTCAATCAGACAATGATGGTAGAACGTGGGTCTCGTTATATCAGTGTCAACAGACAGGAACGTCTTCGTTTTGGTTATACTTATCAATATTTGTGGAATTTTATTTGGGACAATGCTAATAATATTGAAACAAAAGATATCTCTGCTAAAGAGATGCACCAATGGGTTGATGTCCAAATTGACAATGGAAGTATTGTACCACAGTACATTCTTGGTACAGGTAATTTCAAGTGGGTTAGGGTTTTTCGTCCAGGAGAAAATGAGGACGTTTTGATAAGTCATATTGGTCGTTTTGTTGTTCATATTATTAGGCAAATGCTCTTAGGAGATGTCAACGAATCATCTGATAAGGTAATTAAGAAAAACTTGAATGGTGTTCTTGCGGCTGTTTATCATCGTTTCAGAAATGACTTGGAGGAGGAAGAATTTGTGTTGCCTATTGAGTTGGATTCTAAAGAGTGGAGTCTGAACATTTTGTTAGGGGATTGTGGCGCGAAGAAAAATATCCAGGAAAATCTTGTGGAATTTCTCGTGTCAAAGAATGTGCTCACATTGCAAGACGGTAAGTTTGTTAGTGTAGCCTCTCAGGTACTGGATAAAGAGTTTGTGAAAAATACGACTTTAAGTAGTGAGGTGGAAACAGCTATGAATGGGTATGTCAAAGATATAATGGCAGAGATGGGAAATAAATCACAGGCTTCATTTATCTATTCCAATACCATCAATTATTTTATGTCAGACATCATGGACATACATGATGTTTGCGAGAAACTGCAAAATGTTTCCGATGCAATTTCCCAAGCTTTACCAACCCTCTTTGATAGTAGCATAGAAACAGAAGAGGTAGATAGGAAGCTAAGAGATCTTTTAGATAAATATCGAGAAGTTTTGTCTCGCTATGAATTGAATAGTTCTGTTCTGTTGGATGAAAACTCTATGGTTCGTGAAGAGTTGTGTCCTTATATGTGGAAAGTTTGGCAAATGGTGAATGTTCTGAATATTCTTGTATCACTATTCTATAGAGGTCGAGAATATGTCATTACATATATAAATAGCTTGTCTGATACTTTAAAGAAATATTTAGTAGCAGATGATTTGTTTGCTTTTTTGATGTCACCTGAAAATGCAAATAAGGATTTGTGGCATGATAAAATATTCAAATTCAAAATTCAAGGGTATATCAATAATGTTATACTCAAATTTTAATTTATAGAATGAAATGATGCATCCTTCATGTTTGATGAGGGTTGAGGAATATATAAAGGATAAGGATGAAGAAGTACGAAAGGTCATCCGAAACCTTTGTGTAACTTCCTCAACCAATCTGCGTATTCCTGATTTGAAGAAAACGTGTAATCCCATTACTGATAAGGCTCCTGAGAAATGTCGTATAGCCCTTCTTGTATTCGATAATTTTCGTACTTATCCAGATGGAGATGTCAATTATGGCTTATCTTTTCTTGATTCTCAAAGTAAGATATCTTCTTTGCTATTAGTCGGTCAGAATGGAAGTGGTAAGAGTACTCTTTATACAGCTTTGGAGAAAATTTATATGGGATATTCAAGTTATTCTAAACTGTTGTCATCTGGTTCTGATTCTTATTTCTCTTTTGGATTCAAGAAGGGAACAAATGGAGAAAATTGTATCTGGCAATTATCGTATAGTTTAGAGGGGGAAGAACTAAAAAAACAGATAAATCAAGACTCTCCAGAATGTAGCCCTTTGGCAGTTCCTGCGTTTTTTTGTTCGGATGTGGATATTCATGAAATGAAAAAAGATAGAGTCTTATTTTTTTGGATATTAAAACAAATGGGATATGGAAGGCTAAACGAGAGCTATCAATTAATAGGTGAATTGATAATACAATTGAAAGAAAAGCAAGAAAAGGTCAATCAAGGAATTGTTTTTTCGGAATCAGAATACAAAGACTTACAAGAGGCACTTTTACTATATGATAAGGATAAAGATAGTAAAGAGGTAGAAGATAACAGTCAAAAATTAAGCGAGGTTTCATCGTATCATCGCTTATTTGAGAAACGTTGGAGAGAATTGACCGATATCCCATCTGTAACAGAGGATGGAGAAAGTGCTTTGATATCGGGTGTAACGGAGGATGGTATAAATGAGAACTCAAAAAACAGAATAGAGGAGAAACGGAAAAAGCTCGTTGGACTTTATTGCGCACTTTATAACATTGTAAAGGATATGACCAATACTGGGCAAAAGTTAGATGAACTTAACCAGCTATTTGACAATCAGCAAGAGATGAATAATTTGCAAGCTATAGGATTGAAAAACGTAGATAAGGATTCTATTGCTACAAATATAAAGTTGTTAGAAGATGTAGAACAAGTATTGAATGAATTACGAATACAGTTGGTCAAACAATTTATTCAAGAATATGGTGATATTGTTTCTGATATTATGTCTTACTTTTCTAATCATGGTGAAGAATATACATTTAATTCAGTAGATGATATTGAACATATTAAATTAGAGATTCATGCTAATTTAAAAACAAAATATGTAACCACGCCTCATGAGTATTTCAATGAATTTCGTTTTAAGCTGTATTGCGTGGCTATGAAAATGGCAATCTCTTTTTATTGGATGTTGCAACATCGAATTTCTGCTCCCATTGTTGTAGATGATGTCTTTAATGCCAACGATTTTGAAAACAGCATCAAGTTGGAGCACTTTGCCTATTTTATGAAAAAGGCATATAATGAACATGTCTTACAGAAAGGTTTTGATAGGTCTCTTCAATTGATTATGATGACCCATGATGATTTGGTGCTTCAATCTTTTAAGCGTGGGTACACAGGTTTGAACTATGCCGATATTGGAACGATGAAAATAGACCAATTCCCATTGGTTACAGGGAGGTTGTATAGATTGGAGGAGATAGATGAAATCTATAAAGATTCGGAGAAAGCAGAAATGTTGAAAAAGGAAAACTCTTATAAAAGTATATATCAGAATGTGTAAGGAAAAAGAAGAAACTGGTTGTTATTTGAAAGGTACTGTTATCTTACTCTTACTATTATTGTCAGTTGCTGCTTGTGTATTTTTCGTAAGCGCAATAACCCCAGTAGAGCAAAATGTAAAATGGATTCATAGCGAAGTAAAGCCTTCTACGGAAATAAGCCAGCAAGATTCTGTAAAGTTTGCCAGCTATACTCGACGCTTGGATTCTATGGAGAATGAGTTGGGAATGATTCGTGACCAATATCAAACTGACATCAATATTGGTATTGATAGATTGAATAGTTGGGTAGGTTTTTGGCTGGCGATTCTTGCCGTGGTATTGTTGATGGCAGGTGTTGGGCAATATATGCAAGTGAAGAAACATGATGATGATTGGAATAAACTATCAGCTGATAATAAGATAAAAAAACAAGATATTGAAAACTTGAAGAAAGCGGTTGAGAATGAACGTACAGCTCTAAAGGATAAGTTACGAATAGAAACAACCCTCTTTAATTTACTGCGTACAATGGCTGCTCTACATGATCCTTTGATGTTGCCACGTGATGATGAAAGAAAACAGAGAATTATTGAATATTTGGCTAAAGCGCAAGAACTCTTAATTCAATATCGCACTTTAAAGCAAAAAGAAAATGAAGTAGATAAAGATAAGAATCTTTGTAAGGAAGAAGATAGTATGATACTATGCTTGATTTTTACCAATTTCCGTTTGAATATTTGTAGATGTGTGGCTTTGTTTACTTCACCAAGTGTCAGTATAAAAGCAAAGTGTTTCTTGGATTATGTGGAAAAAGAAGAAAATAAACTTTCAACAAGAGAAAATATGCCAATTGATAGCTTGAATAGATTTATTGGAGAATTGGGTGTTTTGTTGAAAACTCTTAAATCCGGACATTAAATCTTGCATTTATAAATAAACAAGAATAATAAAAAAGCAATCGTCATGGTGTTAAGATGGCGATTGCTTTGATAAGACTCTTTATCGTGTTGCAGCGCGATGTGAGGATGTTTTATAAACGATTGAATAAAATTTGCGGATGTCTTTTTAAGGCATCCGTTTATTATACAACATTAGTCGCCCTTTTTGTGTAAATGTGGCTTCAAAGAAGGAGAGTTTCGGGACAAAATAGAGGAGGTGGTTGTTGCTGATGACTATAGAAAAGTGTTAATTCATTTAAAAAATAAATGTGATACTATGACTAAGAAGCGTTTATATTCGTTAGACATGATGAAATTCATGGCTGCATTGATGATTACCAATTCTCATTTCCAACCGCTATATGAGGGAGTGAACACTGCCTTTGCTACTTTTGGTGTGCAGGGTAATGCTCTGTTCTTCTTTGTGGCAGGGTATCTTCTGATGATGGGATTTGGAAAGCATAAGGAGCTGAGCTTTATCGATTGGTTTAAAGGGAAAATCAGGAGGTTGTGGCCTGCGGTGTTTATCTGGGTGGTGGCAGCTAACTTGATATGGGATGCTCCGCTGACTTTCGATAAAATGATATTGGGGAGTGATTATTGGTTCCTGCAAACTATCGTGGTGTACTATGCTTTGTTCTATCTGTTGATAAGGTTTTTACCTGCAAAATGCCGATTCTGGGGGGCAATAAATACATGTTGTCTCTCTTCGGTCTGGCGGTAGCTTGCTCTGTGGCTTATTTCTTCTGGATGCCGGTGGCTGAAGGTTCGCCGTTCCATACGAGCTTTCATTTCGTATGTCATTTCAGCATCATGATGATGGGGGGTTTGGTGTATGTCTGTCGTGACAGAATAAGAATTGATCATTGGGTGAAGGATGTATGTGGCATCGTATAAATGGACTGACTGGTGCTTCGGCAAGAGGTTCTTGGGTAAAGGAATCTCTCTGGTTGCTGGGCTCACGCTGGAGATTTATATTGTGCAGTTTATGCTTATCACTAATAAATGGAACAGTGTGTTCCCTTTGAATATCATTATTGTGTTTGCTGTCATTTGTATAGCTGCATATCTGCTAAAGGTAATGACCGCTGCTTTTCTTTCGCTGCTATCGAAGGATAAGTTTTCTTTGGAGGTTTAATGAAAAATCTGATGTATGAAGATATTGATTAATGCTTACGCTTGCTTTCATGGTATGGGGAGTGAGCTGGGAATGGCATGGAACGAGGTGAGCAATCTCGCCAATCAATATGAGTTGTATATATAATAGTGAATTATTTGAAATCATGAACATTTTTCAGATATTACAAAAGATAAGTCTTGTTCCTTCTTATCTGTGGGACAAGATGTGGGTGCCCGTATGGAAGCGCTGCATGAAGCACTGTGGCAAGGGGGTATATATCCGTCCGATGTCTTCGGATTTCAAGGGCTTGTGGAACCTGTCTGTAGGAGATGGTACTTCGATTCCTAAAGGTAGTACTATCTATTGTACGGATGCTGCATGTACTATTGGCAAGAAGGTGCTCTTCGGTCCGAATCCTACAATCATCACTGGTGATCATCGTATTGACATCTTGGGCAAATATATCGCGGACGTTACTGTGGAGGAAAAGTTTGTGGATGGGGTGAATGTATATGACCAGCCTGTCGTCATCGAGGATGATGTGTGGTGTGGGGCAAATGTTACAATCCTCAAAGGTGTGACTATCGGGCATGGTTCGGTTGTGGCTGCTGGTGCTGTGGTCACTAAATCCTTTCCTCCTTATAGTATTATCGGCGGTATTCCTGCTAAACTGCTCAAAATGAGATTTACGGAAGAGGAGATCAAGGAGCATGAAAGTAGAATGGAACTATCGAAATCATAATGCAGAAAACGAGGTATTCATTCGATAAGAAAGTTTCAAGCCAACTGAAGGCTTTTGCCTTGGTATTGATGATTATGCATCATCTATGGCATCGGCCTTATTTTGCTCTGTTTGAGCCGATAGAGTATGGGCATCTGCTACTGTCTATTGGGATGATGGGCAAAATCTGCGTGGGCATGTTCCTGTTTGTCTCTGGCTATGGGCTAATGGCTTCTTACTGCGCTGCAGGGAATGTCTTTCATATTTGGAGGAGACTGAAGAAGGTGTTGTTGCCCTTTTGGTTGATTGTCATCCTGATAGCGCCTTTCTTATTGATTATCCATGAAGTGAAATGGTTTCAGGTAGTGACGGATGCGATGTTGCTGACAAGGAATATGAATGGGAATTGGTGGTTTATGCAGACCTACGTGATTTACGTAATCTGTTTTCCACTATTTGCCAAAAGTCTGCAATATAATAAGGTATGGATTCCTTTGCTGATTGTTTCTGTAGTCTGCTTCCAACCTTTGGCTAAGTTTCTCAGATGTTATTCTGAAGCTGGGCATTATGTGCTGCATTATTTCCCTCTGCTTTATTCGGGTATGATTGCCCGTAAATTCTCTTTGTTTGATTTCTTGGCAGCGCAGAGAGTATGGTATAGATTGCTCTTGGTGGCAGCTTTACTGGTTGCCCGTTTTGTTTTGGGATGGAATATCTTGAATATCGGTCTGATCATTGCTATGATTATGTTTCTGATTGATATTCAGGGATATTTATCTGATAAGGTGAAGCGTGGATTTGATTTCTTAGGTAAAATGTCTATGAACATGTGGCTCATCCACTTGTTTTTTATCAACTATGGTTTTCACTTCAGAAATCCATTTGCTGATTTGGCATGGATATATCTGGAATCTCTTGCTGCTGCTTATATAATATGGTGTGTTTATCATAAACTGTGTGGTTGTAAATGGTAGATTTTAAAAGATCTGATGTATGAAGATTTTAATTAATGCATACGCTTGCTCGCCTGGTATGGGGAGTGAGCCGGGAATGGCATGGAACTGGGTGAGCAATCTCGCTAAGTTCTGTGAACTATATATTATCACCGAAGGGGAGTTTCGGGAGAAGATAGAGGAGGTGGTGCCTACCTTGGAACAGGGGAAGAACATGCACTTCTATTATAATCCGGTATCGGAGGAAATCAGGAAGATGTGTTGGAACCAGGGTGACTGGCGCTTCTATAAATATTATAAGGAGTGGCAGTGGAGGACGTATCTCTTGGCAAAGGATATCTGTAAGGTGGAGAAGATGGATGTGTTGCATCAGCTCAACATGATTGGATTCCGTGAGCCTGGATATCTCTGGAAATTGTCGCAAGAGAATGGGGTGCCGTTTGTGTGGGGGCCTGTGGATGCCAAGGATAAGTTCCCTGTAGCTTATCTGGATGGTGCTGGACTGAAGACAAAGTTGTTCATGCATCTGAAGAATTTCCTGACGGGTATCCAATTGAGACATTCCAAGCGTGTGCTTCTTGCTGCGCATCAGGCATCAGTCATCTTCTCTGCTTCATCGAACTCGCAGCGCTCTTTCAAAAAATACATGAATATAGATTCGCCTCTGCTTAACGAGACTGGGTGTTATGTTCAGGATCATCCTATTGTGGATAAATCGCAGAAAGAAACTTTTGATGTACTCTGGGTTGGTAAAATGGATTTCCGCAAGCAGTTGGGCTTGGCTTTAAAATCTGTAGCTAAGAGTGGAAACGATAAGCTCCGTCTTCATATTGTTGGTGGCGGTGATGCAGAATCCTATCAGTCATTAGCAGAGAGTTATGGCATTGCTGATAAGTGTATCTGGCATGGTGCTGTTAGCCACGATGAGGTACAGAACATCATGCAGATGTCGGATGTTTTCCTCTTTACCAGTGTTGCTGAGGGTACTCCTCATGTCGTTTTGGAAGCTATTGCCAATAATCTCCCTGTCGTTTGTTTTGATACTTGCGGTCAGGGTGATGCTGTGAATGATAAGGTAGGTAGGAAGATTCCTCTTTCTTCTCCGAGCCAGTCTGCTCGTGATTTCGCCAAACTGCTCAATGAGCTTGAAAAGGATAGGTCTTTGCTGAGGCTCCTTTCGGAGAATTGCAAGGAAAGACAAATGGAGCTTTCCTGGGAGGAAAAGGCTAAGGTCATGGTGGAGTGGTATAAGAAGGGGAAAATGCTTTGAAAAAGCTTTTGAAAAGAAAAGTATATTTTTCGAATTCCTCCGTCTCCCTTTAGCCAAAGGGAGCTCCACATCCTTCTCCAAGCCTCTGCCCTTCTCAGAAGGGAGAGGATGTAACCGCTCCTCCTGTCGCTCTGAACCGCTTCGCTATAAGGTTGGCGGGGCATCAAAGCCCTCGCCAGGGTTGTTTTAGCGGGGATGAACCCGCAGGGACAAGGTGACTGGTGTATTGCGTAATTTGCTGAAAGGTTGCAGATTTTTTGCTATTTTCTTGGTGGCTTCAATTAAAAAGCGTATTTTTGCGGCAAGTATATGACTGATATCGGTGGTATTTCTGCCAAACTGATCAAAATGAGATTTACTGAAGAGGAAATCAAGGAGCACGAAAGAAGAATGGTTATCCAAATGTGTTAAATAAAACGAAACATTTGGAAGTCTCGCCTAAAAGTTCTATTTTTGCAAATAAATTTGAATACATAAAGACATAGTACAATGAATATCCGAATAATAATAGATAAGTTAGGACCTATTACTGATTCTGAGATAGTATTTAAGCCTTTTATGGTTTTTACGGGTGAATCGGGACTGGGTAAGAGCTATACCGCTTTATTGTGGTATAACTTAATTACTTCATTGACTCCTATGAGACTTCAAGAGTTTATTACAAAGAAGATAAATGGGAGTGTTAAGGAAGAGCTTACTTTTAAATTCAAGGATTTTAGAATGTGGCTCAATCAGAATACAGCTGCGTTTCTCGGTTATTTGTTAGGTAACAATAATTTTGATTGTCAAGTGAATTATGTCTTCGAGATAGACGACGACAAACCTGTAGAAATGAAGAGATTGCATGATGAGGATGCCTCGGGATTTACTCGTTATAGCATTAATGGTGATATAAATGTTTTCCCCCTTGACTTGGAGGACAATGTCTTGATGATGAGCTTTTCTCTTCATGGCTATTTGTCTGAATTATGTTTGGGTAAAAACTATTTGCGCCCATTGATATTGCCGCCAGCAAGAGCGGCATTTATGGGAGCCAATACAACATCGCCTATTGGTATGTATCGTGATTTCTTGGCGCAATTGGATGATTTAAAAACTCCTTCAAGGAATATTAGCCCAGATAATCAGTTCTTTGTTAACTATATAGCTAAGTTGTCAGATGGTGAGATCGTCTTGGAAAATGGAAGCGTGTTCTTGCAGTTTGAGTCTGGTGAAAAAATTCCTGTATCTGCTGCGGCTTCTTCGGTCAAGGAACTGATGCCTTTCCTGCTGATGTTGCAAAATGGCAAGATTAGACAATATAATAGTCTGCTTTTTGAGGAGCCCGAAGCTCATGTGCATCCTAAGAAGCAATTCTTATTGATGGATATGTTGGCAAGATGTTGCAACAAGGGTATGCTTATTCAAATGACAACACATAGCGATTATCTCTTGGGGCGTATGAATCAACTGTTGGTATTGGGGAAGATAAGGGAAAAGTCTATGGAAGCCTTTGAAACCTTCTGTAAAGAACATCAGTTTAATAAAAATTTATATCTGCATACAGAACAGATTGGGGGCTATTATTTTAAGCGTGAAAATGATCGTGTTGTCATTGAAGAGCAGGATTTGTCATTAGGCTTACCTTTTAATTCTTTTGAGAATACTGTAAAAAGTCAGATGGAATTGTCGGCAGACATAAACGATTTGGCAGAGAGTTTAGGAATAGTGTCTAATTTATAAATGTAGAATTTATGGAGCCAGCTATAGAGGAATTTAATCTCTTGTACCCCAATTACTTGATATCATCAATTGATGGTAGTGTAGAAGTGGTTGAGACTTGTCCAAGATCTGATTTAGATTTCAGGCGTCTTGTTGTTACAGGGTGTATGGGGTATGTATTTCCGCGTGAGTTTGCTGCTGACTCTGTGGCATTTTATGGAAAGGCGAATAGTCGCCCTCCTATGATGTATAATAGCGACGGCATCTTCTTGGCAGAGATAAAGGGAAGAAAATGTCTTTTTATATGTGAGTTAAAAAGTTCTTTTGCTTCTGCTCAGATTGCTCGTGCCAAGGAACAAATCATAGGAACTTTATTACGGTTGAAAGCTCAGATGAGTATATTGCAGTCTAATCCAAATTGGGAGTATCATGGTGTTATTGTTTCCTATGCTCCTACGGAAGCTCAACTGATAGCTGTAAATAAGCTAACGAGTAGAGATGGATGGTTCTCAAGATATTTATATGTTAGGGGACATAGACTGATAGATTCGGAAACTGCTGACAAATATTATCGTCCTTTGGCACTGCCAGATATCAATATCCATTATGTTGCGGTGCCCAATCGTCAGACAGAATTTCAAATGGATTTGCAGAGCTTGTTAGCACTTTAAACTTCATTTATGACGATACGGGAAATGGTGCATAGTTTTTGTAGATAGAAAGAAAGGTTGGATCAAAGACTAAAGGTAATGACCGCTACTTTTCTTTCTTTGCTATCCAACCAGAAATTTTCTCTGGAGATTTTATGAAAAATCTGATGTATTCCTCTTTACCAGTGTTGCTGAGGGTACTCCTCATGTCGTTTTGGAAGCTATTGCCAATAATCTTCCTGTCGTTTGTTTTGATACATGTGGTCAGGGTGATGCTGTGAATGATAAGGTGGGAAGGAAGGTTCCTCTTTCTTCTCCTTCTCAGTCGGCTCATGATTTCGCCAAACTGCTCAATGAGCTTGAAAAGATAGGGCTTTGCTGAAGCTCCTTTCGGAGAATTGCAAGGAAAGACAAATGGAACTTTCCTGGGAGGAAAAGGCTAAGGTCATGGTGGAGTGGTATAAGAAGGGGAAAATGCTTTGAAAAAGCTTTTGAAAAGAAAAGTATATTTTTTCGAATTCCTCCGTCTCCCTTTAGCCAAAGGGAGCTCCACATCCCTCTCCAAGCCTCTGCCCTTCTCAGAAGGGAGAGGATGTAACCGCTCCTCCTGTCGCTCTTAACCGCTTCGCTTTAGGGTTGGCGGGGCATCAGAGCCCTCGCCAGGTTGTTTTAGCGGGGATGAACCCGCAGGGACAAGGTGACTGGCGCATTGAGTAATTTGCTGATAGCTTGTAGATTTTCTGCTATTTTCTTGGTGGTTTCAATTAAATAGCGTATTTTTGCGGCAGATATATTAACTATATAAAGGAGACTGTATTATGATGTTAGGTATTAATGCACCAAAGCCATTGGTTAAAGGTGAATTTGCTAAGGCTGTTCGCAAAGCTGTTCGCGATTCGATGGTTGCAAAGGAAAATTGGAAGGAACCTGCAACAAAAGGTCCTTGGAAGGTTAAATTTGTTGTGCGTTAGTTATGAATAAAGATTCAGAATTAATCATAGAGGTAGCTGATGAATATGAAAGTGCTGATGATATGTTTATTCCGTCATCTCCATGAACGTACTCCATACAATAAACCGACTTTATAGTGAAATAACGGCTGAAAAGGTATGCGAAATGAAAAAGTGCTCCAATTCTTTGTATATATGATATTTTTTGTTTAGTTTTGCAGAAAAATTAGATAGAACAATGAGATTACATATACAAAATATCAATAAAATCAAGGAAGCAGATATTGCCTTGAATGGCTTGACTGTAATCGTGGGAGAGAATGATATGGGCAAAAGTACCATAGGTAGAGCATTCTTTTCTACCATCAAGGCTGTCTCTAATACGAGAAGCTTGAGTAATGAAAGTTCTGCCCACAAAGCTTCTAAGCACATTGATTCTTTGTATAAGCATTTCTATGGGAAGAAGATTATTGATGATGCTATCAATCTGTTGCCTCGTATCAAATCTGAAATGGAAAGAATATGCCAGGATGAGTCTGAACGAAATGCTTTTCTGGATCATCTGAATGCTAAAATCGATGAGATTGATTTGTCTCCTCGCCAAAAGTCTTTGCTCAAGGAGGATATTGCGAATATTCGGATTTGCTATGACCAGGTGGATAATCCTGCGGCTGTATTGAAAACGGAGTTGGCTTATCTGGTTGAATCTGAGTTTATGGGGCAGTTCTGTTCTTCTAAGTCTGAGCTTACTTATGTTATGCTTGATACTGAAGAAGTGGGAAAACTATTGTTTAAGGCAAAGGATAATCAAGTGACAGACGTCTCCTTTTTGGAAAGAGAATTCTATGAGGATATCACTTATGTTGAGTCGCCACTGTACTTTCATCTTCTTGATAGCTTGAGATATTCTGTTGCTTATCGGGAAATGAAGGCTGTTCCTGGATATAAACCTATGGTTCCTGCTCATGTGAAAGACTTTGTAGATAAGGTTTGGAACATCCAGAGCTTTCATGCTCAACCAAGTTTGTTTGAACCTCAATCGAAGGAATATCACACAGAGGATATCATTCATGGTACGTTTACTTATGATAAGGGCTCTCGTAGCATCGTATATCAGAAAAATGGTATGAAGATCAAGCCTATCAATGTGGCTTCTGGTATCAAAAGCTTTGGTGCTTTGCAACTTCTGCTTGATGGTTATTGTATTTCTAATAATCGTCCTCTGATATGGGATGAACCTGAGAATCATCTGCATCCTCAGTGGCAGGTGGAGTTTGCTAAGGTTATCGTACAGATTGTTAATTCGGGTATTCCGGTGATGATCAGTACGCATAGTCCATATTTCCTGCAGGCAGTGAGGTATTATTCTGCTATGTATAGCATCGAGAAGTATGTGAACTACTACATGGCAGAGTGTGGAAATGATGATATGGTTAGTATGAAGGAGGTTACTAATGACTTAAACCAGGTGTTTCTTACCTTGGCTGAGCCTTTGAATAAAATCATGAACGTGGATGAAGTAAGGGGGAAACTGAAATGAAAGTTGCCAGTGAACTAATGTCGTATTTGGTAAAGGATAAGCATTTCTCCCTTTACTCTGTCTGTGAGCTCCAT
This is a stretch of genomic DNA from Segatella hominis. It encodes these proteins:
- a CDS encoding acyltransferase family protein, with protein sequence MTKKRLYSLDMMKFMAALMITNSHFQPLYEGVNTAFATFGVQGNALFFFVAGYLLMMGFGKHKELSFIDWFKGKIRRLWPAVFIWVVAANLIWDAPLTFDKMILGSDYWFLQTIVVYYALFYLLIRFLPAKCRFWGAINTCCLSSVWR
- a CDS encoding acyltransferase, with the translated sequence MNIFQILQKISLVPSYLWDKMWVPVWKRCMKHCGKGVYIRPMSSDFKGLWNLSVGDGTSIPKGSTIYCTDAACTIGKKVLFGPNPTIITGDHRIDILGKYIADVTVEEKFVDGVNVYDQPVVIEDDVWCGANVTILKGVTIGHGSVVAAGAVVTKSFPPYSIIGGIPAKLLKMRFTEEEIKEHESRMELSKS
- a CDS encoding acyltransferase family protein translates to MQKTRYSFDKKVSSQLKAFALVLMIMHHLWHRPYFALFEPIEYGHLLLSIGMMGKICVGMFLFVSGYGLMASYCAAGNVFHIWRRLKKVLLPFWLIVILIAPFLLIIHEVKWFQVVTDAMLLTRNMNGNWWFMQTYVIYVICFPLFAKSLQYNKVWIPLLIVSVVCFQPLAKFLRCYSEAGHYVLHYFPLLYSGMIARKFSLFDFLAAQRVWYRLLLVAALLVARFVLGWNILNIGLIIAMIMFLIDIQGYLSDKVKRGFDFLGKMSMNMWLIHLFFINYGFHFRNPFADLAWIYLESLAAAYIIWCVYHKLCGCKW
- a CDS encoding glycosyltransferase; this encodes MKILINAYACSPGMGSEPGMAWNWVSNLAKFCELYIITEGEFREKIEEVVPTLEQGKNMHFYYNPVSEEIRKMCWNQGDWRFYKYYKEWQWRTYLLAKDICKVEKMDVLHQLNMIGFREPGYLWKLSQENGVPFVWGPVDAKDKFPVAYLDGAGLKTKLFMHLKNFLTGIQLRHSKRVLLAAHQASVIFSASSNSQRSFKKYMNIDSPLLNETGCYVQDHPIVDKSQKETFDVLWVGKMDFRKQLGLALKSVAKSGNDKLRLHIVGGGDAESYQSLAESYGIADKCIWHGAVSHDEVQNIMQMSDVFLFTSVAEGTPHVVLEAIANNLPVVCFDTCGQGDAVNDKVGRKIPLSSPSQSARDFAKLLNELEKDRSLLRLLSENCKERQMELSWEEKAKVMVEWYKKGKML
- a CDS encoding AAA family ATPase, producing MNIRIIIDKLGPITDSEIVFKPFMVFTGESGLGKSYTALLWYNLITSLTPMRLQEFITKKINGSVKEELTFKFKDFRMWLNQNTAAFLGYLLGNNNFDCQVNYVFEIDDDKPVEMKRLHDEDASGFTRYSINGDINVFPLDLEDNVLMMSFSLHGYLSELCLGKNYLRPLILPPARAAFMGANTTSPIGMYRDFLAQLDDLKTPSRNISPDNQFFVNYIAKLSDGEIVLENGSVFLQFESGEKIPVSAAASSVKELMPFLLMLQNGKIRQYNSLLFEEPEAHVHPKKQFLLMDMLARCCNKGMLIQMTTHSDYLLGRMNQLLVLGKIREKSMEAFETFCKEHQFNKNLYLHTEQIGGYYFKRENDRVVIEEQDLSLGLPFNSFENTVKSQMELSADINDLAESLGIVSNL
- a CDS encoding AAA family ATPase gives rise to the protein MRLHIQNINKIKEADIALNGLTVIVGENDMGKSTIGRAFFSTIKAVSNTRSLSNESSAHKASKHIDSLYKHFYGKKIIDDAINLLPRIKSEMERICQDESERNAFLDHLNAKIDEIDLSPRQKSLLKEDIANIRICYDQVDNPAAVLKTELAYLVESEFMGQFCSSKSELTYVMLDTEEVGKLLFKAKDNQVTDVSFLEREFYEDITYVESPLYFHLLDSLRYSVAYREMKAVPGYKPMVPAHVKDFVDKVWNIQSFHAQPSLFEPQSKEYHTEDIIHGTFTYDKGSRSIVYQKNGMKIKPINVASGIKSFGALQLLLDGYCISNNRPLIWDEPENHLHPQWQVEFAKVIVQIVNSGIPVMISTHSPYFLQAVRYYSAMYSIEKYVNYYMAECGNDDMVSMKEVTNDLNQVFLTLAEPLNKIMNVDEVRGKLK